A window from Planctomycetota bacterium encodes these proteins:
- a CDS encoding DIP1984 family protein, whose amino-acid sequence MKLAEALLERSALQAKLGSLRQRVVSNAVVQEGETPHEDPQVLIGESNGVLDDLETLVARINATNAAATLSDGRTLTTAIARRETLKARHAMLEAAAKGAQKEPDAYSMREVKWVSTLPVKSLRKQADDVSAKIRELNRRIQETNWSTDLL is encoded by the coding sequence ATGAAGCTAGCCGAAGCTCTATTAGAACGTTCCGCCCTGCAGGCGAAGCTCGGCTCGCTGCGCCAGCGGGTCGTCAGCAACGCCGTCGTCCAGGAAGGCGAGACGCCTCACGAGGACCCGCAGGTCTTGATCGGCGAGTCAAACGGGGTGCTCGATGACCTTGAGACGCTCGTCGCGCGTATCAACGCCACCAACGCCGCCGCGACCTTGTCCGACGGCCGAACGCTCACGACCGCGATCGCCCGGCGTGAGACGCTCAAGGCCCGCCACGCGATGTTGGAAGCTGCCGCCAAGGGTGCCCAGAAGGAGCCCGACGCGTACAGCATGCGTGAGGTCAAGTGGGTCTCCACGCTGCCGGTCAAGTCGCTGCGCAAGCAGGCGGACGACGTCTCGGCGAAGATTCGCGAGTTGAACAGGCGGATCCAGGAGACCAACTGGTCGACCGACCTCTTGTAG
- a CDS encoding lysophospholipid acyltransferase family protein — MPHDHSESQVASKRPAPLTLPRPGFLGANAIVSGIERLVGIRACRELYHAARRRNPTDPKAFADAVLDEHGVELQVAGREHLDAANDSGRPVLVVTNHPFGGIEGVAMVSLLAGLRPDAKVFANSYLGGLDGLSEAFLLVDILGEGKVASHRAANGTPMREAIRCLKNGGMLGMFPAGEVAHLTWSDRKVVEGTWHAHLVSLVRRTGATVVPLFFQGQNPWPFQIAGLVHPKLRTLLLARQMAASRNKPLAARVGRPSLASALESMDPTEAVDHLRSSTLCLRYADQGPRPTPAAPRAQPFEPVRCVDANAHARFEGTLDRLPAEALLATSGDWQVYAASSSMLGESMQTLGALREATFREVGEGSGKAVDLDTYDSRYHHLILWHRGQGELAGAYRIGPDRDQPGRSPDLYTLREFRLPQALLSDAPICDLGRSFIRPAFQKEASALLLLWRGIAAFLDRRNLGDSRLIGPVSISGDYPPAARAAMAAWLLDPKRRGRFERMANRVKPCVGMNKFDPADHLDAGTLRLAHRLTDVRQLDGLVRDLTGGTGIPVLLRQYLRLGAVPLAVAEDPSFNDCLDVCCLFDRADADPRRVARITASRPKLVAA, encoded by the coding sequence TTGCCGCATGACCACTCTGAATCGCAGGTTGCGTCAAAACGCCCGGCACCGCTGACGCTGCCGAGACCAGGTTTTCTCGGAGCGAACGCCATCGTCTCCGGCATCGAGCGGCTCGTCGGCATTCGTGCGTGCCGTGAGCTCTACCACGCAGCGCGCCGTCGAAACCCGACCGACCCCAAGGCCTTCGCCGACGCTGTTCTGGACGAGCACGGCGTCGAGTTGCAGGTCGCGGGGCGGGAACACCTCGACGCGGCGAATGACTCGGGCCGACCGGTGCTCGTCGTCACGAACCACCCGTTCGGCGGGATCGAAGGCGTGGCGATGGTCAGCCTGCTCGCGGGGCTTCGGCCCGACGCCAAGGTCTTCGCCAACAGCTACCTCGGCGGGCTCGACGGCCTGAGCGAGGCGTTTCTCCTCGTCGACATTCTGGGTGAGGGCAAGGTCGCCAGCCACCGCGCCGCCAACGGCACGCCGATGCGCGAGGCGATTCGCTGCCTGAAGAACGGCGGCATGCTCGGCATGTTCCCCGCCGGCGAAGTCGCTCACCTGACCTGGAGCGACCGCAAGGTCGTCGAGGGCACGTGGCACGCACACCTCGTCAGCCTCGTCAGGCGAACCGGGGCGACGGTCGTGCCGCTCTTCTTCCAAGGACAGAATCCCTGGCCTTTCCAGATTGCCGGGCTGGTCCATCCGAAACTGCGGACGCTCCTGCTCGCCCGGCAGATGGCGGCCAGTCGGAACAAGCCCCTCGCCGCCCGCGTCGGTCGGCCGAGCTTGGCCAGCGCGCTCGAGTCGATGGACCCGACCGAGGCCGTCGACCATCTGCGGTCCAGCACGCTTTGCCTCCGCTACGCCGACCAAGGCCCGCGGCCCACACCGGCTGCACCGCGGGCCCAACCCTTCGAGCCGGTTCGCTGCGTCGACGCGAACGCTCACGCGCGATTCGAAGGCACGCTCGACCGCTTGCCCGCCGAGGCCTTGTTGGCGACGAGCGGTGACTGGCAGGTCTATGCCGCATCGTCGTCGATGCTCGGCGAGTCGATGCAAACGCTGGGTGCGCTGCGTGAGGCGACCTTTCGCGAAGTCGGCGAAGGCTCCGGGAAGGCGGTCGATCTCGACACCTACGACAGTCGTTACCACCACCTGATCCTGTGGCACCGTGGCCAGGGCGAGTTGGCCGGGGCGTACCGCATTGGGCCCGATCGCGATCAGCCCGGACGGTCGCCCGACCTGTACACGCTGCGTGAGTTCCGCCTGCCGCAGGCCTTGCTGAGCGACGCACCGATCTGCGACCTGGGGCGTTCGTTCATCCGCCCGGCGTTCCAGAAAGAGGCGTCGGCGTTGCTGCTGCTGTGGCGTGGCATCGCGGCCTTCCTCGACCGGCGAAACCTGGGCGACTCCCGGTTGATCGGCCCGGTCAGCATCAGCGGCGACTACCCACCCGCCGCCCGCGCTGCGATGGCGGCATGGCTGCTCGACCCGAAACGCCGCGGCCGATTCGAACGCATGGCCAACCGCGTCAAGCCGTGCGTTGGCATGAACAAGTTCGACCCCGCCGACCACCTCGACGCCGGCACACTGCGACTCGCCCATCGCCTCACCGACGTTCGCCAGCTCGACGGTCTCGTCCGCGACCTCACCGGCGGCACGGGCATTCCAGTGCTGCTGCGTCAATACCTCCGCCTCGGTGCCGTCCCGCTGGCGGTGGCGGAGGACCCGTCGTTCAACGACTGTCTGGACGTCTGCTGCCTGTTCGACCGCGCCGACGCCGACCCACGACGCGTCGCCCGCATCACCGCCAGCCGCCCGAAACTCGTCGCGGCGTGA
- the rsmH gene encoding 16S rRNA (cytosine(1402)-N(4))-methyltransferase RsmH: protein MLASEVLGALSVSPGEMVADATLGRGGHALMLAEAVSLGGTLVGLDRDPDNLEYAEQRLRQVEGVTVELHHANFAQLPSLLDGRRVDGLLADFGVSTNQLLDEQRGLSFAHADAPLDMRLDPTLPDTAADLLRYWPEKRIADTIYKLGDERFSRRIARRIVEARKQPGGLTTVGQLADLVRRSVPRPKGGRSKIDPATRTFMALRMAVNGELDAISSLLSAVPQVLAPGGRAAIISFHSGEDRLVKNVFRELASHGVVELVTKKPIVPSEEEIKRNPRSRSAKLRVVRRSQE from the coding sequence GTGCTCGCGAGCGAAGTGCTCGGGGCGTTGTCGGTGTCGCCGGGGGAGATGGTCGCCGATGCGACGCTGGGCCGGGGTGGGCATGCGTTGATGCTGGCCGAGGCAGTGTCGCTGGGGGGGACGCTGGTCGGGCTGGATCGCGATCCGGACAATCTGGAGTACGCCGAGCAGCGGCTGCGTCAGGTCGAGGGGGTGACGGTCGAGCTGCACCACGCGAACTTCGCGCAGCTGCCGAGTCTGCTCGACGGGCGGCGGGTCGACGGGCTGCTGGCGGACTTTGGCGTGAGCACGAACCAGCTCCTCGACGAGCAGCGCGGCCTGTCATTCGCGCACGCAGACGCGCCGCTCGACATGCGGCTGGACCCGACGCTGCCCGACACCGCGGCCGACCTGCTGCGGTACTGGCCGGAGAAACGGATCGCCGACACGATCTACAAGCTCGGCGACGAGCGATTCAGCCGACGCATCGCGAGGCGGATCGTCGAGGCCCGCAAGCAGCCCGGCGGTCTGACGACGGTGGGGCAGTTGGCGGACCTCGTCCGGCGCAGCGTCCCGCGGCCGAAGGGCGGGCGGAGCAAGATCGACCCGGCGACGCGCACGTTCATGGCGCTGCGGATGGCGGTCAACGGCGAGCTGGATGCGATCTCGTCGCTGCTGTCAGCGGTCCCGCAGGTGCTCGCACCCGGTGGCCGGGCGGCGATCATCTCGTTCCACAGCGGCGAGGATCGGCTGGTCAAAAACGTCTTCCGAGAGCTGGCATCACACGGCGTCGTTGAGCTGGTGACGAAAAAGCCGATCGTCCCGAGCGAGGAAGAGATCAAGCGGAACCCACGATCGCGGTCTGCGAAGCTGCGTGTCGTGCGACGTTCGCAGGAGTGA
- a CDS encoding GEVED domain-containing protein yields the protein MHRLALRRAALNVVEQLEARRLLSGAENGVPTGESDFGDAPDSYGTLLASGGPVHEVDFSAIRLGARIDIEADGLPNQFATGDDADNVDDEDGVGLPAAFVPGDTINITLSIANRDGNAAGWIDFNRDGKFSSDERVIDDPRASVGANVYQVRVPNSAEEGFTFARFRVDEGAIAGPGGVGGKGEVEDYRVRIDDNPPTGDGFDFGDAPDSYGTTLANDGAAHMFQRDLILGSKWDAESDGVPTSDAMGDDDSPSSTDDEDGVSISGNFIAGQDKDVEVFVGAEGFLSVWIDFDRDGKFGGNEEVFNRQVDAGEVEIRIETPEDASLGTTYARFRLSDKALTEPTGFGGLGEVEDYRITVADVPPDPDRDFGDAPNSYGTTLAANGPRHTAINGFALGSSIIDVESDGQPTSNALGDDIDGSDDENGLIIRQLAPGLDNGYRVQLTNTVGRSDPRLNAWVDFNGDGVFSTSERVTTNASLSPGLVNPLKLTVPANAVPGSTFMRLRLTDGPLSTNSPLGFGGVGEVEDHRITIAPSTPSAGSPITLSPDPYVSSGVAGVRVSGLAGTTSVTTIIRSVGEQELTSVVNGILTDNSYYLWGPTHSDYVPDLGGDAGDRFRFSNGFGSVPADPSPTLTVQLPDERLTVEGVLGRARYDATLLIEQWLSGSGAHPTLSGAGSSTIRAELFINPTNPLPTQALPRLDGLDIGTFFFVSLAGPSDQPWLLEGTDPLTIGQGELDIGNQNLVVRDTDGPALGLVASEIASAYAGGVWNGRGLSSSIAGGPIGIGYGNPGDVVLDDELDLFAAPPDDVFVGLTVAGDADLDRDVDLADFGRLRAGFGTGSLWAEGDFNYDGTVDLADFGLLRANFGNTFTPPYAPISLFDE from the coding sequence ATGCATCGTCTTGCCCTGCGCCGTGCCGCGTTGAACGTGGTGGAACAACTCGAAGCCCGCCGCCTGCTCTCCGGAGCCGAGAACGGCGTCCCGACTGGCGAGAGCGACTTCGGTGATGCCCCCGACAGCTACGGCACGCTGCTCGCCAGCGGCGGCCCGGTGCACGAGGTCGACTTCAGCGCCATCCGACTCGGTGCCCGCATCGACATCGAGGCCGACGGCTTGCCCAACCAGTTCGCGACCGGCGACGACGCCGACAACGTCGACGACGAGGACGGAGTCGGCCTGCCCGCGGCGTTCGTGCCGGGCGACACGATCAACATCACGCTTTCGATTGCCAACCGCGACGGGAACGCGGCTGGTTGGATCGACTTCAACCGCGACGGCAAGTTTTCGAGCGACGAGCGGGTCATTGACGACCCAAGAGCCAGCGTCGGCGCGAACGTCTACCAAGTCCGGGTGCCCAACAGCGCGGAAGAGGGCTTCACGTTTGCCCGATTCCGCGTCGACGAAGGCGCGATCGCCGGGCCGGGCGGCGTTGGCGGAAAGGGCGAGGTCGAGGACTACCGCGTCCGCATCGACGACAACCCGCCCACGGGTGACGGCTTCGACTTCGGCGACGCGCCCGACAGCTACGGCACGACCCTCGCCAACGACGGGGCGGCCCACATGTTCCAACGCGACCTCATCCTGGGCTCGAAGTGGGACGCTGAGTCGGACGGCGTGCCGACCAGCGACGCCATGGGCGACGACGACAGCCCGAGCAGCACCGACGACGAGGATGGCGTCTCCATCAGTGGCAACTTCATCGCCGGCCAGGACAAGGACGTCGAAGTCTTCGTCGGTGCTGAGGGCTTCCTCTCCGTTTGGATCGACTTCGACCGTGACGGCAAGTTCGGCGGCAATGAGGAAGTCTTCAACCGCCAAGTCGATGCCGGCGAAGTCGAGATCAGGATCGAGACGCCTGAAGACGCGTCGCTCGGCACGACCTATGCCCGCTTCCGACTCAGCGACAAGGCACTGACCGAGCCCACCGGCTTCGGCGGACTCGGCGAGGTCGAGGACTACCGCATCACCGTCGCCGACGTCCCTCCGGACCCCGATCGCGACTTCGGCGACGCGCCCAACAGCTACGGCACTACCCTCGCCGCCAACGGCCCGCGTCACACCGCCATCAACGGCTTCGCCCTGGGCTCTTCGATCATCGACGTCGAGTCCGACGGCCAGCCGACCAGCAACGCGCTGGGCGATGACATCGATGGTTCCGACGACGAAAACGGCCTGATCATCCGACAGCTCGCACCGGGTCTCGATAACGGCTATCGCGTTCAGCTGACCAACACGGTCGGCCGTTCTGATCCGCGGCTCAACGCCTGGGTCGACTTCAACGGTGACGGCGTCTTCAGCACAAGTGAACGCGTCACGACCAATGCGTCGCTCTCACCGGGCCTGGTCAACCCGTTGAAGTTGACGGTGCCCGCCAATGCCGTTCCCGGCAGCACGTTCATGCGTCTTCGCCTGACCGACGGCCCGCTCTCCACCAACTCGCCGCTCGGCTTCGGCGGTGTTGGTGAGGTCGAGGACCATCGCATCACGATTGCGCCTTCGACGCCCAGTGCCGGTTCGCCCATCACGCTCTCGCCCGACCCATACGTCTCGAGCGGAGTGGCCGGCGTTCGCGTGAGTGGTCTTGCCGGAACCACCAGCGTGACGACCATCATCCGGAGCGTTGGCGAGCAGGAGCTGACGTCGGTCGTCAATGGCATCCTGACGGACAACAGCTACTACCTCTGGGGACCGACCCACAGCGACTACGTGCCCGACCTCGGCGGTGACGCGGGAGACCGCTTCCGATTCTCCAACGGCTTTGGCTCCGTGCCGGCCGACCCGTCGCCGACACTGACGGTGCAGCTTCCCGACGAGCGTCTCACCGTCGAGGGCGTCCTCGGACGCGCCCGCTACGACGCGACGCTCCTCATTGAGCAGTGGCTGTCGGGCAGCGGGGCGCACCCGACGCTGTCCGGCGCCGGTTCGAGCACGATTCGGGCGGAACTCTTCATCAATCCGACCAACCCGCTGCCGACGCAGGCACTGCCGCGGCTGGACGGTCTGGACATCGGCACCTTCTTCTTTGTCAGTCTCGCTGGGCCTAGCGATCAGCCGTGGCTGCTCGAGGGCACCGATCCGCTCACGATCGGTCAGGGCGAGCTGGACATCGGAAACCAGAACCTGGTCGTCCGCGACACCGACGGCCCGGCGCTTGGACTCGTCGCCAGCGAAATCGCCTCCGCATACGCCGGTGGTGTGTGGAACGGCCGTGGGCTGTCCAGCTCCATCGCCGGCGGTCCGATCGGCATCGGCTACGGCAACCCGGGCGATGTCGTACTCGACGACGAGCTCGACCTCTTCGCCGCCCCGCCGGATGACGTCTTCGTCGGCCTCACGGTCGCGGGCGATGCCGACCTGGACCGCGACGTCGACCTCGCCGACTTCGGCCGTCTCCGCGCCGGCTTCGGCACCGGCAGTCTCTGGGCGGAAGGCGACTTCAACTACGACGGCACCGTCGACCTTGCCGACTTCGGCCTCCTCCGCGCCAACTTCGGCAACACCTTCACCCCGCCTTACGCGCCGATCTCACTCTTCGACGAGTGA
- a CDS encoding adenylosuccinate synthase, which translates to MPDPTPTAFADLLDGNCCVVGLQWGDEGKGKIVDVLTEAADVVVRYCGGANAGHSVKIGEQKFATHLLPVGVFRPGVMNYLGNGVVIDPDVLLGEIDKINAQGVEVSPSNLRISYKAHVVMTYHKTADAARESASEGDAIGTTRRGIGPTYSDKATRSTAIRIADLAAVADSPDGEARLRDKVGRIVAERNTTLAALFDAEPTDAKGTADACVAWGKRLAPFVSDVGRRLQLDREANKRIVYEGAHAVLLDLDHGTFPYVTSSNCSALGLFTGAGVPPQAVQQFIGVLKAYSTRVGGGPFPTELTDAVGDRIRERGREYGTTTGRPRRVGWFDAVAARYASDLCGCTGLTINLLDVLDGLDELQICTGYKLRGETLDYFRADMDTLADVEPIFETLPGWHEDTSTCRSFDDLPKNAQAYIRKISDVCGVPVNLVSVGPERDAILRV; encoded by the coding sequence GTGCCTGACCCGACCCCGACTGCCTTCGCCGACCTCCTCGACGGCAACTGCTGCGTCGTCGGCCTCCAGTGGGGCGACGAAGGCAAGGGCAAAATCGTTGACGTCCTCACCGAAGCCGCCGACGTCGTCGTGCGCTACTGCGGCGGGGCCAATGCGGGGCACAGCGTCAAGATCGGCGAGCAGAAGTTCGCCACGCACCTCCTGCCCGTCGGTGTCTTCCGGCCAGGCGTCATGAACTACCTCGGCAACGGCGTCGTCATCGACCCGGACGTCCTGCTGGGCGAGATCGACAAGATCAACGCCCAAGGCGTCGAGGTCAGCCCGAGCAACCTGCGCATCAGCTACAAAGCGCACGTCGTCATGACCTACCACAAGACCGCCGACGCCGCGCGGGAGTCGGCCAGCGAGGGCGACGCCATCGGCACCACGCGACGCGGCATTGGGCCGACCTACAGCGACAAGGCCACGCGAAGCACGGCCATCCGCATCGCCGACCTCGCCGCCGTTGCGGACTCGCCCGACGGCGAGGCCCGCCTGCGCGACAAGGTCGGCCGGATCGTCGCCGAGCGCAACACGACGCTCGCCGCCCTCTTCGATGCCGAGCCCACCGACGCCAAAGGCACCGCCGACGCGTGCGTCGCCTGGGGCAAACGACTCGCCCCGTTCGTCAGCGATGTCGGCAGGCGTCTGCAGCTGGATCGCGAGGCGAACAAGCGGATCGTCTACGAAGGCGCGCACGCCGTGCTGCTCGACCTGGACCACGGCACGTTCCCGTACGTGACCAGCAGCAACTGCAGTGCGCTCGGCCTCTTCACCGGAGCTGGCGTACCACCGCAGGCGGTGCAGCAGTTCATCGGCGTGCTCAAGGCCTATTCGACCCGCGTCGGCGGCGGACCGTTCCCGACGGAGCTAACCGACGCCGTCGGCGACCGCATCCGCGAGCGTGGCCGGGAGTACGGCACGACCACCGGCCGGCCTCGCCGCGTCGGCTGGTTCGACGCCGTCGCCGCCCGCTACGCGTCCGACCTTTGCGGCTGCACGGGCCTGACGATCAACCTCCTCGACGTCCTCGACGGTCTCGACGAGCTGCAGATCTGCACCGGCTACAAGCTCCGCGGCGAGACGCTCGACTACTTCCGCGCCGACATGGACACCCTCGCCGACGTCGAGCCGATCTTCGAGACCCTGCCGGGGTGGCATGAGGACACGAGCACGTGCCGCAGCTTCGACGACCTGCCGAAGAACGCCCAGGCGTACATCCGCAAGATCAGCGACGTCTGCGGCGTCCCCGTCAACCTCGTCAGCGTCGGCCCAGAACGCGACGCGATCTTGCGGGTGTGA
- a CDS encoding LysM peptidoglycan-binding domain-containing protein gives MSRESKLGLLVATAFILVVGLLLSDHVTVANRQPPAQLTARYDDVAKGLSLPKQEQPEQKPTVEFVSPVPTKPQPVDIATLEVRRGETEPTQGQAVQPEPIDIWDNEPVAAQPEPIAVDAAGVDPLAQVAQAAGEPVERVDQTNQTPAPSVAVRSYVAQPGDSLGRMAARFFGKDTSDNRSKLMALNESLADNPDLVVAGRSYRVPADAIQAAAVRPAEKPKSNVYTVQPGDSLWRIAARQLGDGNRGDEIAALNADVLPDPDRLQVGMYLRLPS, from the coding sequence GTGTCTCGTGAAAGCAAACTGGGCCTCCTCGTCGCGACGGCCTTCATTCTCGTGGTCGGCCTGTTGCTCAGCGACCACGTCACCGTTGCCAACCGGCAGCCGCCCGCGCAGCTGACGGCTCGCTACGACGACGTCGCTAAGGGCCTGTCGCTGCCGAAGCAGGAGCAGCCCGAGCAGAAGCCCACCGTCGAGTTCGTCAGTCCGGTTCCGACCAAGCCGCAGCCGGTCGACATCGCCACGCTCGAAGTGCGTCGCGGCGAGACGGAGCCGACGCAGGGCCAGGCCGTGCAGCCGGAGCCGATCGACATCTGGGACAACGAGCCCGTCGCTGCCCAGCCGGAGCCGATCGCGGTCGATGCCGCGGGCGTCGATCCGCTGGCCCAGGTCGCCCAAGCCGCCGGCGAGCCGGTGGAGCGTGTCGACCAGACCAACCAGACGCCCGCGCCTTCGGTCGCCGTCCGCAGCTACGTCGCTCAGCCGGGTGACTCGCTGGGCCGGATGGCCGCCCGGTTCTTCGGCAAGGACACGAGCGACAACCGCTCGAAGCTGATGGCCCTCAACGAGTCGCTGGCGGACAACCCGGATCTGGTCGTCGCGGGTCGGAGCTATCGCGTTCCCGCCGACGCGATCCAGGCTGCTGCCGTGCGTCCGGCCGAGAAGCCGAAGTCGAACGTCTACACCGTCCAGCCGGGCGACAGCCTCTGGCGGATCGCCGCCCGGCAGCTCGGCGACGGCAACCGCGGCGACGAGATCGCCGCCCTCAACGCCGACGTCCTGCCCGACCCGGATCGGCTGCAGGTCGGCATGTACCTGCGTCTTCCGAGCTGA